A genomic stretch from Schistosoma haematobium chromosome 2, whole genome shotgun sequence includes:
- the APOPT1 gene encoding Apoptogenic protein 1, mitochondrial (EggNog:ENOG410V8WN~COG:O) has translation MWSYGTVFKSINSISSQSLAYGDKFIPMGYYKQLSKISVKIKESQDSKKDLPPWPCHNPNSFQYSSNIHPLRFKSKPNETNLELKYKTVCQETWRWLNEYWSLYNLSYSKAKNAFLEKEKMKNLENNSTEHKIPDMGVFHREFLEANKKQRMDFNLKWYRSIVYIVYLSILVDLQQLYHRFYAKFSPKSNKCENVNDKKIEPNH, from the exons ATGTGGTCCTACGGTACGGTGTTCAAATCGATTAATTCCATCAGTTCACAATCTCTTGCCTACGGCGACAAGTTTATTCCTATGGGTTACTACAAACAGCTTTCTAAAATATCTGTTAAAATCAAGGAAAGTCAGGATTCGAAAAAAGACTTGCCACCCTGGCCTTGTCACAACCCTAATTCGTTTCAGTACTCTTCAAACATCCATCCATTAAGGTTTAAATCTAAACCGAATGAAACTAATTTGGAATTAAAATATAAGACCGTTTGTCAAGAAACCTGGCGTTGGTTAAACGAATACTGGTCATtatacaatctttcttattCAAAG GCAAAAAATGCATTTTTAGAAAAAGagaaaatgaaaaatttagaaaataattcaaCTGAACATAAGATACCAGATATGGGAGTATTTCATCGTGAATTTTTGGAGGCAAATAAAAAGCAGAGAATGGACTTCAATCT TAAATGGTATCGTTCTATTGTTTATATTGTTTATCTAAGTATTTTGGTAGACCTACAACAATTGTATCATCGTTTCTATGCCAAATTTTCTCCAAAATCAAATAAATGTGAAAATGTTAATGATAAGAAAATAGAACCAAATCATTGA